From a single Actinomyces viscosus genomic region:
- a CDS encoding OmpA family protein, which produces MGATLKVTVGPAVVSDDVMVVPLAVHLDKMGSGGLSSDGKKFDVHLAWSGTGSFTGADGVRLVDFDAGTVQETFKASSESTGLTKEEPDATLHALFKPVDAKTINVLVPESGLFEGVPVVRDGELSEEAKKALEYTYDTESTPDPVALETFTAAVDGALDTRVTGKSVVINLASDVLFDSDSAELSAQADTTLKKAADQLAAYPGGQVTIVGHTDDVADDAHNQDLSQRRAQAVADRLGQLTNMSAYSVSVSGKGEGEPRVPNDSDENRQLNRRVEITLVPTESTSSKSPAGAGQGGGDLPKAEGPVAKGGEEVTVKRGSGDDKLTFVLKEVSRRGKYLVGEVQATGGPGGTDVGPSDWLQPTQLAGSARGEEDTKLLGAITGLSLLTAQTRYYPVDYATAQGTHRPLSEITADNKLGDGDATTLTVVWPDTGQDTVTLDLEPAKRPTRPNNPFRITDIPVKG; this is translated from the coding sequence GTGGGGGCGACCTTGAAGGTCACGGTGGGGCCGGCGGTGGTCTCCGACGACGTCATGGTGGTGCCTCTGGCCGTGCACCTGGACAAGATGGGCTCCGGCGGCCTGTCGTCTGACGGCAAGAAGTTCGATGTGCACCTGGCCTGGAGCGGCACGGGAAGCTTCACTGGTGCTGATGGGGTGCGGTTGGTGGACTTCGACGCCGGTACTGTCCAGGAGACCTTCAAGGCCTCCTCCGAGAGCACCGGGCTGACGAAGGAGGAGCCCGACGCCACGCTGCACGCCCTGTTCAAGCCGGTCGACGCCAAGACCATCAACGTCCTGGTGCCCGAGTCGGGTCTGTTCGAGGGCGTGCCGGTGGTGCGTGACGGCGAGCTGTCCGAGGAGGCCAAGAAGGCGCTGGAGTACACCTACGACACCGAAAGCACCCCGGATCCGGTGGCCTTGGAGACCTTCACGGCGGCGGTGGACGGGGCCTTGGACACGCGGGTGACGGGTAAGTCGGTGGTGATCAACCTGGCCTCCGACGTGCTGTTCGACTCGGACTCGGCCGAGCTGAGCGCCCAGGCCGACACGACGCTGAAGAAGGCGGCTGATCAGCTGGCGGCCTATCCGGGTGGGCAGGTGACGATCGTGGGGCACACCGATGACGTCGCTGATGACGCTCACAACCAGGACCTGTCCCAGCGTCGGGCTCAGGCCGTGGCCGACCGGCTGGGGCAGCTGACGAACATGTCGGCCTACTCGGTGAGTGTCTCGGGCAAGGGTGAGGGTGAGCCGCGGGTGCCTAACGACTCCGATGAGAACCGTCAGCTCAACCGGCGTGTGGAGATCACGCTGGTGCCCACCGAGTCGACCTCATCGAAGTCGCCTGCCGGTGCGGGGCAGGGAGGTGGTGATCTTCCCAAGGCCGAGGGGCCGGTGGCCAAGGGTGGTGAGGAGGTCACGGTGAAACGCGGCAGCGGGGACGACAAGCTGACCTTCGTGCTCAAGGAGGTGTCCCGCCGTGGCAAGTACCTTGTCGGCGAGGTCCAGGCCACCGGTGGGCCTGGGGGCACAGATGTCGGGCCCTCGGACTGGTTGCAGCCGACCCAGCTGGCCGGAAGCGCCCGTGGTGAGGAGGACACCAAGCTGCTGGGTGCGATCACGGGGCTGAGCCTGCTGACCGCCCAGACGCGCTACTACCCGGTTGACTACGCCACCGCCCAAGGGACCCACCGCCCCCTGAGCGAGATCACCGCCGACAACAAGCTGGGTGACGGCGACGCCACCACCCTGACGGTGGTGTGGCCCGACACCGGACAGGACACCGTCACCCTCGACCTCGAACCCGCCAAGCGCCCTACCCGCCCCAACAACCCCTTCCGAATCACCGACATCCCCGTCAAAGGGTGA
- a CDS encoding DUF6270 domain-containing protein: protein MTMHAEKNRSTGRVTVYGSCVARDVAGEMEKRGWSVERYIARQSLISAGRPADAGDLNLSLLTSPFARRSFLSDMVGNLEAQLTAVAACTDLLLWDLTDERLGVLETAPGAFLTRSTEALTAGLYEGLTARFLELGTAEHLHLWRPALLHFRGLLERLDLTSRTVLINVPWATRTTSGESTVPSWGQTAMEANWVMTRYLDLVRQETDVRVLNVPDELVVADNAHHWGSAPFHYVGTVYSWIADELEVARSPRSLAPAL, encoded by the coding sequence ATGACCATGCATGCTGAGAAGAACAGGTCAACCGGACGAGTCACCGTCTACGGCTCCTGCGTGGCCAGGGACGTGGCCGGCGAGATGGAGAAACGGGGCTGGAGCGTCGAGCGTTACATCGCCCGCCAGTCGCTCATCAGCGCGGGGCGCCCGGCGGATGCCGGCGACCTCAACCTGTCGCTGCTGACGTCGCCGTTCGCCCGACGCTCCTTCCTGTCCGACATGGTGGGTAACCTGGAGGCGCAGCTGACGGCTGTCGCCGCCTGCACCGATCTGCTGCTGTGGGACCTGACCGACGAGCGTCTCGGCGTCCTGGAGACGGCCCCCGGGGCATTTCTGACGCGCTCGACGGAGGCCCTGACGGCCGGTCTCTACGAGGGGCTGACCGCCAGGTTCCTGGAGCTGGGAACGGCGGAGCACCTGCACCTGTGGAGGCCGGCGCTACTGCACTTCCGCGGTCTTCTGGAGCGGCTCGACCTGACGAGCAGGACAGTGCTGATCAACGTGCCATGGGCGACGAGAACCACGTCCGGCGAATCGACGGTCCCGAGCTGGGGACAGACGGCGATGGAGGCCAACTGGGTCATGACCCGCTACCTCGATCTTGTCCGCCAGGAGACCGATGTGCGAGTCCTCAACGTACCCGATGAGCTCGTCGTCGCCGACAACGCGCATCACTGGGGATCGGCCCCCTTCCACTACGTCGGCACCGTGTACTCATGGATCGCCGACGAACTGGAGGTCGCTCGATCACCGCGCAGCCTCGCTCCGGCGCTCTGA
- a CDS encoding ABC transporter ATP-binding protein yields MELPVITTAPDAASHPAVMTAADSGGAGIGTATVVADNIRVRYRVPSTDAEDLRGAPPTQKVLLGMTGQRPRVRVDALKGVSFVARAGESIGILGRNGAGKSTLLRIIAGLETPTSGMVSARSTPVLLGVSAALVPDLSGERNVRLGCLAMGLEPREIESVLPEVIELAGIGKAVYRPMKTYSSGMASRLRFAIAAAANPDILLIDEALSTGDAAFKERSENKMTQLRRGAGTVFIVNHAAQVIEEMCTRALWLMDGELIGDGPGPQIAHDYRWWSWNIAKDKPEKAAKILATCREKWKPAGVRIQRSESRTLPYRHARGV; encoded by the coding sequence ATGGAGCTCCCCGTCATCACGACGGCACCCGATGCCGCCTCCCATCCCGCAGTCATGACCGCGGCGGACAGTGGTGGGGCCGGAATCGGTACGGCGACCGTCGTCGCTGACAACATTCGGGTGCGGTACCGAGTCCCCTCCACCGACGCCGAGGACCTGCGCGGCGCGCCACCGACGCAGAAGGTCCTCCTGGGAATGACGGGACAGAGGCCAAGGGTGAGGGTCGATGCCCTCAAGGGCGTCTCCTTCGTGGCGCGCGCCGGGGAGTCGATCGGGATCCTGGGGAGAAACGGAGCCGGCAAGTCCACCCTGCTTCGCATCATCGCCGGTCTGGAGACACCGACATCGGGGATGGTGAGCGCCCGTTCCACCCCGGTGCTCCTGGGCGTCAGTGCCGCGCTCGTCCCGGACCTGTCAGGGGAGCGGAACGTGCGCCTGGGGTGCCTGGCCATGGGCTTGGAGCCCAGGGAGATCGAGTCGGTCCTGCCGGAAGTGATCGAGCTGGCCGGAATCGGGAAGGCCGTCTACCGCCCCATGAAGACCTATTCCTCGGGCATGGCGTCACGACTTCGTTTTGCGATTGCCGCCGCTGCGAACCCGGACATTCTTCTCATTGATGAGGCGCTGTCCACCGGCGACGCCGCGTTCAAGGAGCGCAGCGAGAACAAGATGACGCAGCTGCGGCGCGGAGCCGGAACGGTCTTCATCGTCAACCACGCCGCGCAGGTCATTGAGGAGATGTGCACCCGGGCGCTGTGGCTCATGGACGGCGAGCTCATCGGGGACGGCCCCGGACCGCAGATCGCCCATGACTACCGATGGTGGTCCTGGAACATCGCCAAGGACAAGCCTGAGAAGGCCGCCAAGATTCTGGCCACGTGCCGGGAGAAGTGGAAACCGGCGGGCGTGCGGATCCAGCGATCAGAAAGTCGCACGCTGCCCTACCGACACGCTCGAGGAGTATGA
- a CDS encoding ABC transporter permease: MSEASWATWSGGQPFWGDRSEVIVSVVELSELSPVGRRPPLPSYLHQLWQRRHFIWADARAKALSSQRGTFLGNAWLIAKPMLDAIVFFIVFGLLLQTSRGIDNFVGYLIIGVTFFPPLQRAVTGGSQVMVAGKNLIRGFSFPRAALPVSYTIRCAIDLVPPMIAALVLVAVLPPHAWPSWHWLLALPVFALQMLLILGLVLVTSRITTTIPDMRNIWPFLTRFWFYVSGVFFSYERFIDHPVVLRAMDLNPGYLMITMYRDAILYQRVPQARMWLILSAWSLGLTLTALVLFWEKEEDYGAER, encoded by the coding sequence ATGAGCGAGGCCTCCTGGGCGACGTGGTCGGGCGGGCAGCCGTTCTGGGGAGACAGGTCGGAGGTCATTGTCAGCGTCGTCGAGCTCAGCGAGCTGTCCCCGGTGGGCCGGCGTCCCCCGCTGCCGAGCTATCTGCACCAGCTCTGGCAACGACGCCACTTCATCTGGGCCGATGCCCGGGCCAAGGCGTTGAGCTCCCAGCGAGGCACGTTTCTGGGAAACGCGTGGCTCATCGCCAAGCCGATGCTCGACGCCATCGTCTTCTTCATCGTGTTCGGGCTACTGCTGCAGACGAGCCGCGGTATCGACAACTTCGTCGGTTACCTCATCATCGGAGTCACGTTCTTCCCACCGCTGCAGCGGGCGGTGACCGGCGGCAGCCAGGTGATGGTGGCCGGCAAGAACCTCATTCGGGGTTTCTCCTTCCCTCGAGCCGCCCTGCCCGTGTCGTACACGATTCGCTGCGCGATCGACCTGGTTCCGCCAATGATCGCGGCCCTCGTCCTGGTAGCGGTTCTTCCCCCTCACGCCTGGCCGAGCTGGCACTGGTTGCTCGCTCTCCCGGTCTTCGCTCTCCAGATGCTTCTGATCCTGGGGCTGGTACTCGTCACCTCCCGTATCACGACGACGATCCCGGACATGCGGAACATCTGGCCGTTTCTGACCCGGTTCTGGTTCTACGTCTCGGGTGTCTTCTTCTCCTACGAGCGTTTCATCGACCACCCTGTGGTGCTCAGAGCCATGGATCTCAATCCCGGGTATCTCATGATCACGATGTATCGAGACGCGATCTTGTACCAGCGTGTTCCGCAGGCGCGAATGTGGCTCATTCTCAGCGCGTGGTCACTGGGGCTGACGCTGACTGCCCTTGTGCTCTTCTGGGAGAAGGAGGAGGACTACGGTGCCGAGCGCTGA
- a CDS encoding glycosyltransferase, whose amino-acid sequence MTDVQILRNLSLLGASAARQLVEDPVLLALQGARRLPGPWRDRAARALAIGAGDHEVRRALSELMADRHDSARRALRRASPRSAMGIRLAAELAVQLGGAELSRIDVDRWSPSVRARDLWARGHLSAAISILKGVPGTGAHRARLRSQLAMMSPGFQLPRLTPSPGWRVPDPAEPLRVLHVLTSSLPHTQSGYTMRSHAILRAQAMAGVDARAVTRIGYPVIIGRPTAQETDVVDGVIYRRILPARAQAWPAARLTQMSRLLAREVERFAPHVLHTTTNYLNALVTHAVARSYGLPWVYEMRGVLECTWVAGRPSWQEDEALSSERFALLRDKETEMAGQADAVVVLSRVQAEDLIARGVDSDRITVVPNAVDQETLTSPRLSPADARARLGLPREGLWVGSVSSLVGYEGFDVLLRAVARCRDRGVDLRCAIVGDGVSRPGLVALAGELGLGESVCAVPGRVDRVSALDWYQALDVFCVPRLDTPVCRLVTPIKPMTAMALGRPVVASALPALRELTAPTSNRSFPAGDVEALARVLAQMAAESGGRPTETGGSRPSRGADPASCPTPPELPTWAGNAVRQIEIYKELI is encoded by the coding sequence GTGACTGACGTCCAGATCCTGAGGAACCTGTCGTTGCTGGGCGCATCCGCCGCCCGACAGCTGGTCGAGGACCCGGTGCTCCTGGCCCTGCAGGGGGCGCGTCGGCTGCCGGGGCCCTGGCGTGACCGGGCTGCCCGAGCACTGGCCATCGGGGCAGGAGATCATGAGGTGCGCCGGGCGCTGTCCGAGCTCATGGCCGACAGACACGACTCAGCCAGGCGGGCGCTGAGGCGGGCCTCACCGCGATCGGCCATGGGGATCAGGCTCGCCGCTGAGCTGGCCGTCCAGCTCGGTGGAGCCGAGCTGAGCCGCATCGACGTCGATCGATGGAGCCCGTCGGTGCGTGCACGGGACCTGTGGGCTCGAGGACACCTGAGCGCCGCGATCAGTATCCTCAAGGGTGTTCCGGGCACCGGGGCGCACCGGGCCCGTCTGCGTTCCCAGCTGGCCATGATGAGCCCGGGCTTTCAGCTTCCCCGGTTGACTCCCTCACCCGGTTGGAGAGTCCCCGACCCGGCAGAACCGCTCCGGGTCCTTCATGTGCTGACCAGCTCGCTGCCGCACACCCAGTCCGGCTACACCATGCGCTCGCACGCCATCCTCCGGGCGCAGGCCATGGCCGGCGTCGATGCACGCGCGGTGACGCGCATCGGCTACCCCGTCATCATCGGCAGGCCCACGGCGCAGGAGACCGACGTCGTCGACGGCGTCATCTACCGGCGGATTCTTCCCGCTCGTGCCCAGGCCTGGCCAGCAGCCCGGCTGACACAGATGAGCCGCCTGCTGGCCCGCGAGGTGGAACGCTTCGCCCCACATGTGCTGCACACGACCACCAACTATCTCAATGCCCTGGTCACCCATGCGGTGGCCCGCTCCTACGGGCTGCCCTGGGTCTATGAGATGCGAGGAGTGCTGGAATGCACCTGGGTGGCCGGCAGGCCGTCCTGGCAGGAGGACGAGGCGCTGAGCTCTGAGCGCTTCGCACTGCTGCGCGACAAGGAGACCGAGATGGCCGGGCAGGCCGACGCCGTCGTCGTCCTCTCCCGGGTCCAGGCGGAGGACCTGATCGCCCGCGGCGTCGATTCCGACCGGATCACGGTCGTGCCCAACGCCGTGGACCAGGAGACCCTCACCTCTCCCCGGCTCTCGCCGGCCGATGCGCGGGCGAGGCTCGGTCTGCCCCGCGAGGGTCTGTGGGTGGGGAGCGTCTCCTCGCTGGTCGGCTACGAGGGGTTCGACGTGCTGCTCCGGGCGGTGGCGCGCTGCCGTGACCGAGGGGTCGATCTCCGGTGCGCCATCGTGGGCGACGGTGTCAGCCGCCCCGGACTGGTGGCCCTGGCCGGAGAGCTGGGGCTGGGTGAGTCCGTGTGCGCAGTTCCCGGACGAGTCGATCGTGTATCGGCCCTGGACTGGTACCAGGCCCTGGACGTGTTCTGCGTACCGAGGCTGGATACGCCGGTGTGCCGGCTGGTGACGCCGATCAAGCCGATGACGGCGATGGCGCTGGGACGGCCGGTGGTGGCCTCGGCCCTTCCGGCGCTCAGGGAGCTCACCGCGCCCACGTCGAACCGGTCCTTCCCGGCCGGCGACGTGGAGGCGCTCGCCCGGGTGCTGGCCCAGATGGCAGCCGAGTCAGGCGGGAGACCGACGGAGACCGGGGGCAGCCGCCCGTCCCGGGGGGCGGATCCAGCCTCCTGTCCGACACCGCCGGAGCTGCCCACCTGGGCCGGCAACGCAGTGCGTCAGATCGAGATCTACAAGGAGCTGATATGA
- a CDS encoding glycosyltransferase, which yields MVHRTAFLPYDSGLRGRSVDQLVAAADSVRLGVSRFCGANRPDVVLGSVPGLPTLPAALTVGRVLRRPVVMELRDAWPDLLMSAEQWTSTTRPPSVAPEARPHQRASLVGRGARVLLPPLVTRLEREAAAVVTTTDSFARVLRSRGLRRVVTVRNTGGGVASGRGLVGRRDSDGVLHVLYLGTVGRAQGLGCAVEAASIARRRGARLVLRIVGDGAQYGQVAALARRLGAPVEMHAAVPWSQVDRHYAWADTALVSLQDWPAMSLTVPSKLYEIMAVGLHVSASVDGEARRIVEDAGCGDVAAPQDPEALAALWASLAADRSRLRVTGGQRWLTDHADAEEMADRYEDLLKQVTSD from the coding sequence ATGGTGCACCGCACCGCCTTTCTCCCCTACGACAGCGGATTGCGGGGACGCAGCGTCGATCAGCTGGTCGCTGCTGCCGACTCCGTGCGCCTGGGGGTGAGTCGATTCTGCGGGGCGAACCGCCCCGACGTCGTCCTCGGCTCTGTTCCCGGTCTTCCCACGCTCCCGGCGGCACTCACCGTTGGCAGGGTGCTGCGCCGTCCGGTCGTGATGGAGCTGAGAGACGCCTGGCCAGACCTGCTCATGTCTGCCGAGCAGTGGACGTCTACTACCCGGCCGCCGTCCGTGGCACCGGAAGCGCGCCCGCACCAGAGGGCGAGCCTCGTCGGCCGGGGTGCACGCGTCCTCCTGCCACCGCTGGTGACCCGGCTGGAGCGAGAAGCCGCGGCCGTGGTGACGACGACGGACTCCTTCGCACGGGTCCTGCGCTCCCGCGGGCTGCGCCGTGTGGTCACGGTCCGCAATACCGGCGGTGGCGTTGCCTCAGGCCGAGGACTCGTCGGCAGGAGGGACTCGGACGGCGTCCTCCACGTGCTCTACCTGGGGACGGTGGGGCGCGCACAGGGGCTGGGCTGCGCGGTGGAGGCCGCGTCGATCGCCCGGCGGCGAGGGGCCCGGCTGGTGCTGCGCATCGTCGGCGACGGCGCGCAGTACGGTCAGGTCGCGGCGCTGGCCCGCAGGCTCGGGGCGCCGGTGGAGATGCACGCCGCCGTTCCCTGGAGCCAGGTGGACCGGCACTACGCCTGGGCCGACACGGCCCTGGTCAGCCTGCAGGACTGGCCGGCCATGTCGTTGACGGTTCCGTCCAAGCTCTACGAGATCATGGCTGTGGGGCTGCACGTGAGCGCCTCGGTCGATGGTGAGGCTCGGCGCATCGTGGAGGACGCCGGTTGCGGCGACGTCGCTGCGCCGCAGGATCCAGAGGCGCTGGCCGCCTTGTGGGCGTCGCTGGCCGCAGACCGCAGCCGCCTGCGCGTGACGGGCGGGCAACGGTGGTTGACGGACCACGCCGACGCCGAGGAGATGGCGGACCGCTACGAGGACCTCTTGAAGCAGGTGACCAGTGACTGA
- a CDS encoding MraY family glycosyltransferase, whose amino-acid sequence MTIVLLGGIGATSVVSAALTATAIPLLKRAHVIDVPEERSLHHHPVPRGGGLAVVLAVLLTVGTTILIAMQRLSAIHVMARLDVVLMGLTTVLAFALVGFIEDLFSLSVRTRLALQLALGMGLGLMACGAFEASRWWALVVCMGTTALVNATNFMDGANGLACGHAVTTSLWYLLVATVVPVPGLGLVMIAVAGASLGFLPFNAPRARVFLGDSGSYALGGAWAFAVTACLAQDVALEAALAPLLVFLTDTGYTLWMRVRAGQHWYESHKLHVYQRLVCAGWPHWAAALLVTLAAVSCSALAAGSLLTRGPSWEPRVGMATILLLYLSMPSIIGAPSPFPAPRKAG is encoded by the coding sequence ATGACCATCGTGCTCCTGGGCGGGATCGGGGCCACCTCCGTCGTCTCCGCGGCTCTCACTGCCACCGCAATTCCACTTCTGAAAAGGGCACACGTCATCGACGTGCCCGAGGAGAGGTCCCTGCATCACCACCCCGTCCCCCGCGGCGGCGGACTCGCCGTCGTCCTAGCGGTCCTGCTCACCGTCGGGACGACCATCCTCATAGCGATGCAGCGGCTAAGCGCCATCCACGTGATGGCAAGGCTCGATGTTGTCCTCATGGGGCTGACAACGGTACTCGCCTTCGCACTGGTCGGCTTCATCGAGGACCTGTTCTCCCTGTCGGTGAGGACCCGCCTGGCCCTCCAGCTCGCCCTGGGAATGGGACTCGGGCTGATGGCGTGCGGCGCCTTCGAGGCCTCGCGATGGTGGGCACTGGTGGTCTGCATGGGCACAACCGCGTTGGTCAACGCCACGAACTTCATGGATGGCGCCAACGGCCTGGCCTGTGGTCACGCCGTGACAACCTCCCTGTGGTACCTCCTGGTCGCGACGGTGGTTCCGGTTCCCGGACTGGGACTCGTCATGATCGCGGTGGCTGGGGCGAGCCTCGGGTTCCTCCCCTTCAACGCGCCACGGGCCAGGGTGTTTCTCGGCGACTCCGGATCCTACGCGCTGGGCGGGGCATGGGCCTTCGCGGTCACGGCCTGCCTCGCCCAGGACGTGGCGCTGGAAGCGGCGCTCGCACCGCTTCTCGTGTTCCTCACGGACACCGGCTACACCCTGTGGATGCGAGTAAGAGCAGGGCAGCACTGGTACGAGTCGCACAAGCTTCACGTCTACCAGCGCCTGGTCTGCGCGGGCTGGCCGCACTGGGCAGCGGCTCTTCTGGTGACTCTGGCCGCCGTCTCCTGCTCCGCCCTGGCGGCAGGCAGCCTGCTCACCCGTGGTCCGTCCTGGGAGCCGCGGGTTGGCATGGCCACGATCCTGCTCCTCTACCTGAGCATGCCCTCCATCATCGGAGCACCGTCCCCTTTCCCCGCACCGCGCAAGGCGGGGTGA
- the tagD gene encoding glycerol-3-phosphate cytidylyltransferase codes for MKRVITYGSFDLLHYGHIELLRRAKAMGDYLIVALSTDEFSASKGKQAYFSYEQRKSMLEAIRYVDLVVPEQTWGQKSRDIDEYGIDVFVIGDDWVDTFNEQLEGRCEIVYLPRTPEIDSSRMQECYDVEEARTL; via the coding sequence ATGAAACGCGTGATCACCTACGGCTCCTTCGATCTGCTCCACTACGGGCATATCGAGCTGCTGCGTCGAGCCAAGGCGATGGGTGACTATCTCATTGTCGCTCTGTCCACCGATGAGTTCAGCGCGTCCAAGGGGAAGCAGGCCTACTTCTCCTATGAGCAGCGCAAGTCGATGCTCGAGGCCATCCGGTACGTGGACCTGGTCGTTCCCGAGCAGACCTGGGGGCAGAAGAGCCGGGACATCGATGAGTACGGCATTGATGTGTTCGTCATCGGTGATGACTGGGTCGACACCTTCAACGAGCAGCTTGAAGGGCGATGCGAGATCGTCTATCTGCCGCGGACCCCGGAGATCGACTCCTCGCGGATGCAGGAGTGCTACGACGTCGAGGAGGCTCGGACACTGTGA
- a CDS encoding polysaccharide deacetylase family protein: MQRRDFLLSLAAGTAGCLSACTAVQSAPRADSSSSSLTQATASAPTPASQAPSPTPSPTPSLSPLHLQDGPPPLPAPTPADSLITGLPENVGNVVAITVDDGVDSSVVDAYLDFAKDSGVRLTFFVTGVYPSWTDNRDKLRPLVESGQVQLANHTWTHPDLTTLSEGALIDELTQCENLLRNTYGVTGAPFIRPPYGSRSSFTDSVCAKAGYTTAALWYGSFGDSGLLTEDVLLGEAQKWLLAQHIVIGHANFPTVTHLYGQIIDILRQRSLLTATLDDVYFGPGHSRRA; the protein is encoded by the coding sequence ATGCAACGACGCGACTTCCTACTCTCCCTGGCCGCCGGGACGGCCGGCTGCCTCAGCGCCTGCACCGCGGTGCAGTCGGCGCCCCGAGCCGACTCCTCGAGCTCATCCCTGACACAGGCCACGGCCTCGGCACCCACGCCTGCGTCGCAGGCGCCCTCCCCCACACCCTCCCCCACACCGTCACTCAGTCCGCTCCACCTTCAGGACGGACCGCCCCCACTGCCCGCTCCCACGCCGGCGGACTCGCTCATCACCGGGCTGCCGGAGAACGTCGGCAACGTCGTGGCCATCACGGTTGACGACGGCGTCGACTCCTCCGTCGTGGACGCATACCTGGACTTCGCCAAGGACTCGGGAGTCCGCCTGACCTTCTTCGTCACGGGTGTCTACCCGAGCTGGACAGACAACCGGGACAAGCTGAGGCCCCTCGTGGAGTCGGGGCAGGTCCAGCTGGCCAACCACACCTGGACGCACCCGGATCTGACGACGTTGTCAGAGGGAGCGCTCATTGACGAGCTCACCCAGTGCGAGAACCTTCTGCGCAACACCTACGGCGTCACCGGAGCGCCCTTCATCCGTCCTCCCTACGGCAGTCGCAGCTCCTTCACCGACTCGGTCTGCGCAAAAGCGGGCTACACGACAGCGGCCCTGTGGTACGGCTCATTCGGGGACTCCGGGCTGCTGACGGAGGACGTACTTCTCGGTGAGGCTCAGAAGTGGCTGCTCGCGCAGCACATCGTCATCGGTCACGCGAACTTCCCAACCGTCACGCACCTCTATGGTCAGATCATCGACATCCTGCGTCAGCGGTCCCTGCTGACCGCCACGCTCGACGACGTCTACTTCGGCCCCGGGCACAGCCGTCGCGCCTAA
- the orn gene encoding oligoribonuclease, which produces MTTSDPLVWIDCEMTGLNLSADALIEVAVVVTDYELKPLAEGIDVLITPPAAALEQMDDYVRNMHTSSGLLTDLEDGLTMETARKTVLDYVTSLVPEPRTAQLAGNSVGTDKAFLARDMPELIEHLHYRIVDVSSLKELAKRWYPRTFFHAPKKAGGHRALADILESIDELRYYRAVLFPDGEGPSSQECKEAAERVLAEPTR; this is translated from the coding sequence ATGACAACCTCCGACCCGCTGGTGTGGATCGACTGTGAGATGACGGGCCTGAACCTGAGCGCTGACGCGCTGATCGAGGTCGCCGTCGTCGTCACCGACTACGAGCTCAAGCCACTGGCTGAAGGAATCGACGTGCTCATCACACCTCCCGCCGCCGCGCTGGAGCAGATGGACGACTACGTGCGGAACATGCACACCTCCTCAGGCCTGCTCACCGACCTGGAGGACGGTCTGACCATGGAGACGGCCCGCAAGACGGTTCTGGACTACGTGACGTCCCTCGTGCCCGAGCCCCGCACCGCCCAGCTCGCGGGCAACTCGGTGGGCACGGACAAGGCCTTTCTGGCGCGCGACATGCCTGAGCTCATCGAACACCTTCACTACCGGATCGTGGACGTCTCCTCCCTCAAGGAGCTGGCCAAGCGCTGGTACCCCAGGACCTTCTTTCACGCGCCGAAGAAGGCCGGCGGGCACCGTGCGCTGGCGGACATCCTGGAATCCATCGATGAGCTGCGCTACTACCGCGCAGTCCTGTTCCCCGACGGCGAGGGACCGAGCTCGCAGGAGTGCAAGGAGGCAGCCGAGCGCGTCCTGGCCGAACCGACCAGGTGA